A stretch of the Desulforamulus ferrireducens genome encodes the following:
- a CDS encoding (Fe-S)-binding protein, giving the protein MAIYDNMQAMEEEIIKCMKCGNCQAVCPVYKEVSTESGVARGKIQLAAKILRGEAKYTPELYKKFDLCLQCQACSANCPCGVKAHKIIMAARAELTRQDMLPFAKKAAFNVLRRPALFDFGLRLGSTFQSLAFKKNDTGMSPRFPIGLEMRRVIPALADKPLRSELPEVNAVANAKRKVAFFTGCVTNYIYTNVGKAVVEVLNHNGVDVIIPKEQHCCGAPATINGDIETGKAMAKSHVDIFSKLDVEAIITVCGTCGGTFEQKYLELLADDPVYAEKAKVVASKIRDIAEYLVDELQVDFSQLGNVPITFTYHEPCHIGRGMGLTRQPLEMLTKLPGITYKPMSQPNRCCGGAGSFSLTNYDVSYGILQKKIDDIQSTNANVVVTGCGSCRMQLEDGLAQGKLPHKVMHVIEVVQQAYRNAK; this is encoded by the coding sequence ATGGCAATATACGATAATATGCAAGCAATGGAAGAAGAAATTATTAAATGTATGAAATGCGGTAACTGCCAGGCTGTCTGTCCGGTTTATAAAGAGGTTTCCACCGAATCAGGGGTAGCCAGAGGTAAGATACAATTGGCTGCCAAAATTCTCAGGGGAGAAGCAAAATATACACCGGAATTATATAAAAAATTTGACCTCTGTTTGCAATGTCAGGCCTGCAGTGCTAACTGTCCCTGCGGTGTTAAAGCCCATAAAATTATTATGGCAGCAAGGGCTGAACTAACCAGACAGGATATGTTGCCCTTTGCTAAAAAGGCTGCCTTTAATGTTTTGCGCAGACCGGCATTGTTTGACTTTGGTTTACGCCTTGGTAGTACCTTCCAGAGTTTAGCCTTCAAGAAAAATGACACCGGCATGAGCCCGCGCTTTCCCATTGGTTTAGAAATGCGTCGGGTGATACCTGCACTGGCAGATAAACCGCTGCGGTCTGAACTTCCTGAGGTAAATGCGGTGGCTAACGCCAAAAGAAAGGTAGCTTTCTTTACTGGCTGTGTTACTAATTACATTTATACCAATGTGGGCAAAGCGGTGGTGGAAGTGCTTAACCACAACGGAGTGGATGTAATTATTCCTAAGGAGCAGCATTGCTGTGGGGCTCCAGCCACCATTAACGGTGATATAGAGACAGGTAAAGCCATGGCTAAATCCCATGTGGATATTTTCAGCAAACTTGATGTAGAAGCCATTATTACCGTTTGTGGTACTTGTGGTGGTACCTTTGAACAAAAATATCTGGAATTACTGGCAGATGATCCGGTCTATGCAGAAAAAGCCAAGGTCGTGGCCAGTAAAATTCGTGACATTGCCGAATATCTTGTGGATGAATTGCAGGTAGATTTTAGTCAGCTGGGTAACGTACCCATTACCTTTACCTACCATGAACCCTGTCATATTGGCAGAGGCATGGGACTAACCCGTCAACCTCTGGAGATGCTGACTAAACTTCCGGGGATCACCTATAAGCCCATGTCGCAACCTAACCGTTGCTGCGGTGGGGCAGGATCCTTTAGTCTAACTAACTATGATGTTTCTTACGGGATTCTTCAGAAAAAGATAGACGATATCCAAAGTACCAATGCCAATGTAGTGGTTACCGGCTGCGGTTCCTGCCGTATGCAGCTTGAGGATGGTTTAGCCCAGGGCAAACTGCCGCATAAAGTAATGCACGTCATAGAAGTGGTTCAGCAGGCTTACCGTAACGCTAAGTAA
- a CDS encoding amino acid permease, protein MSVRESNLSPGVPTTGDGLQRGLKSRHLQLIALGGIIGSGYFLGTGYVIDSAGPAATLAYLLGGLIVLCVMLCMGELAVAIPISSSFVTYANDFISPTWACGMGWSYWLTWVFYVPAEMIAAGIIMNNFFPAVDTLYWAIGFGLIITIINLSYVGTFGEMEFWLAIIKIMAIIMFVVLAVLIFLGVIGAEGFKGTTYLTGDGGFAPKGSWAILLTMVIILVNFQGSEIIGLAAGESKEPEKTIPTAIKHVTWRIIALYIVPLFLLVSIFPWGKAGLEESVFAAALNSYGFKWAGGLFSFVVLTAAISCSNSGLYGCTRAVYALAREGMAPRFLGKLNKNGVPQNATLLSIAGCWICVLAYTFDTSEIVFTYLLALSGFSGAIAWISICWSQLNFRRKLEREGFDISTLKYRTPFFPYLTHFAIWVQVACLAVIAFNPDLRISVYIGLPLLLLPMAWYKLWGYKLKPGTVNRIKYEDVFVK, encoded by the coding sequence ATGTCAGTAAGAGAGAGCAATTTATCACCGGGTGTACCGACCACCGGAGATGGACTGCAAAGGGGACTTAAATCCAGGCACCTGCAACTGATAGCCTTAGGAGGTATTATCGGCAGCGGGTATTTTCTTGGCACCGGATATGTAATTGATTCTGCAGGTCCGGCTGCTACACTAGCCTATCTTCTAGGCGGCTTAATTGTACTGTGTGTTATGTTGTGTATGGGTGAGCTGGCCGTTGCTATCCCCATTTCTAGTTCCTTTGTTACCTATGCTAATGATTTTATTTCACCCACCTGGGCTTGTGGTATGGGGTGGTCCTATTGGTTAACCTGGGTGTTTTATGTACCGGCTGAAATGATTGCAGCAGGTATTATTATGAATAACTTTTTTCCGGCTGTAGACACGTTATATTGGGCCATTGGGTTTGGTTTAATCATCACCATTATTAATCTGTCCTACGTTGGTACCTTCGGGGAAATGGAGTTTTGGCTGGCTATTATTAAGATTATGGCCATTATCATGTTTGTGGTGCTGGCAGTTCTGATTTTCCTGGGTGTTATCGGAGCGGAAGGATTTAAAGGTACCACCTATTTGACCGGGGACGGAGGTTTTGCCCCTAAAGGTTCTTGGGCGATACTTTTAACCATGGTGATAATTTTGGTTAATTTCCAAGGCTCGGAAATAATTGGTTTAGCTGCCGGCGAAAGTAAAGAGCCGGAAAAAACCATTCCTACAGCCATTAAGCATGTAACATGGCGTATTATTGCTCTCTATATTGTTCCACTGTTTTTATTGGTAAGTATTTTCCCTTGGGGCAAAGCAGGCTTGGAGGAAAGTGTTTTTGCGGCTGCGCTTAATTCCTATGGCTTTAAGTGGGCTGGCGGATTGTTCTCCTTTGTGGTACTGACGGCTGCCATATCTTGCTCCAATTCCGGTCTCTATGGCTGTACCAGAGCGGTATATGCCTTGGCCCGGGAAGGAATGGCACCTAGGTTTTTAGGCAAGTTAAATAAAAATGGCGTTCCTCAAAATGCTACCTTGCTTTCCATTGCCGGTTGCTGGATCTGTGTGCTGGCTTATACCTTTGATACCAGCGAGATAGTATTCACCTATCTGCTGGCCCTGTCTGGCTTTTCCGGGGCCATTGCTTGGATTTCCATTTGTTGGTCCCAACTTAATTTTCGCCGTAAGCTAGAAAGGGAAGGTTTTGATATCAGTACACTTAAATATCGTACTCCCTTTTTCCCTTATCTCACCCATTTTGCCATTTGGGTTCAAGTGGCTTGCTTAGCGGTTATTGCCTTTAACCCGGATCTTCGCATATCCGTATATATTGGCTTACCTCTCCTGCTTTTGCCCATGGCCTGGTATAAGCTGTGGGGTTATAAGTTAAAGCCGGGGACGGTAAATAGAATTAAGTACGAAGATGTGTTTGTTAAATAG
- a CDS encoding CAP domain-containing protein has protein sequence MKKIICNVTGIIVGTFVFALAMIAPGMDSAAAATNYYGSYQPDYSKYSTTTTTTGNTTNYSQYSTGTTTTGNTTDYSKYSTTSTGNTTVYNNKDYIPNYSNYQNMTTNTTTQPTQPAQPTQPTQPAPSQPTTTQPTTPTTTQPNNVSVSDEQAMIDLINQERKAAGLQPLSYDEALTEQARLKAQDMISNNYFGHTSPTYGTPFEQMKSAGISYRYAGENLAGAPDVNTAHQNLMNSPTHKANILKEEYTKVGVGVINGGPYGKMYVQMYNG, from the coding sequence ATGAAGAAAATTATTTGCAATGTAACTGGCATAATTGTAGGAACCTTTGTTTTTGCCTTGGCCATGATAGCACCGGGAATGGACTCTGCGGCGGCAGCCACCAATTACTATGGTAGCTACCAACCCGATTACAGTAAATATTCCACTACTACCACTACCACAGGAAATACCACCAATTACAGCCAGTATTCCACTGGTACAACTACTACAGGAAATACCACCGATTACAGTAAGTATTCCACTACTTCCACAGGAAATACCACTGTCTATAACAATAAAGACTATATACCGAACTATAGCAACTACCAAAATATGACAACCAATACAACTACACAGCCGACCCAACCGGCACAGCCGACTCAACCCACTCAGCCAGCTCCCAGTCAGCCGACAACCACTCAACCGACAACACCTACAACCACTCAGCCCAACAATGTTAGTGTATCGGACGAGCAGGCCATGATTGATTTAATTAACCAGGAACGCAAGGCAGCAGGATTGCAGCCTTTATCATATGATGAAGCATTGACAGAGCAAGCTCGCTTAAAAGCGCAAGATATGATTAGCAACAATTATTTTGGTCATACTTCCCCCACTTATGGTACTCCCTTTGAACAAATGAAGAGTGCCGGTATTTCCTACCGTTATGCGGGGGAAAATTTGGCTGGGGCTCCGGACGTCAATACCGCCCATCAAAACCTTATGAATTCACCCACTCATAAGGCCAACATTCTTAAGGAAGAGTACACAAAAGTTGGTGTTGGTGTAATTAACGGCGGTCCCTATGGCAAAATGTATGTTCAAATGTATAATGGTTAA
- a CDS encoding amino acid ABC transporter ATP-binding protein encodes MVKAQNVQKNFGKLKVLKGINLEVKQGEVVVIIGPSGSGKSTFLRCINHLESIDDGLVMFENKTVSVKGKELCQLRSQIGMVFQRFNLFPHMTVLQNVMEGPITVLGKSKHEARDLAEELLAKVGLADKAENFPSQLSGGQQQRVAIARALAMKPKLMLFDEPTSALDPELVGEVLSVIRNLAAEGMTMIIVTHEMGFAREVADRVIFMDEGKIVEMGVPEQIFTNPRHPRTREFLSSILRNYEKVSYPQVG; translated from the coding sequence TTGGTCAAGGCTCAGAATGTACAGAAGAACTTTGGCAAACTAAAGGTACTGAAAGGAATCAACCTAGAGGTAAAACAGGGTGAAGTAGTGGTTATTATCGGACCCAGTGGTTCCGGTAAGAGCACTTTCCTCCGTTGTATTAACCATCTGGAATCCATCGATGACGGCCTGGTGATGTTTGAAAATAAAACAGTATCTGTCAAGGGCAAGGAACTTTGTCAATTAAGAAGTCAAATCGGTATGGTTTTTCAACGTTTTAACCTCTTCCCCCACATGACCGTTCTGCAAAATGTCATGGAAGGTCCAATTACTGTGCTAGGTAAATCCAAACACGAAGCAAGGGACCTGGCAGAAGAATTGCTGGCTAAGGTTGGTCTGGCTGACAAAGCAGAGAATTTCCCCAGCCAACTCTCCGGTGGGCAGCAACAAAGGGTGGCCATCGCCCGTGCACTGGCCATGAAACCAAAATTAATGTTATTCGATGAGCCCACCAGTGCCTTAGATCCTGAGCTGGTAGGGGAAGTTCTTTCAGTAATTAGGAACCTGGCAGCGGAAGGTATGACCATGATTATCGTAACCCATGAAATGGGCTTTGCACGAGAAGTTGCCGATCGTGTCATTTTTATGGATGAAGGAAAAATTGTAGAAATGGGTGTGCCAGAACAAATTTTCACTAACCCACGCCATCCGCGTACCAGAGAGTTTTTAAGCAGTATATTAAGAAACTACGAAAAAGTGAGCTACCCGCAAGTGGGGTAG